The genomic segment CGTTGCAACCAGCCTTGCTGGCTGCCCCGGGCGATTTCGCCCTTGCCGGTATAGCGGATACGCGCATCGGCTACGCGGGTGGAGGGAATCCTATTGTCCACGCCGATATCGGCTAGGCGGACAATCCCGGAAAATTGAACTTTTTCATCGCCACGGTTGAGCGTGACGAACTTCTCGCCTCGTACCAGCATCGTGCCATTGGGGTAAATCGCGGCAACGGTCACACTTACTTCTCCGGACAGGGCATTGGATTGCGAGGCTTCACCTTTGCCCTTAAACGACTGATCGCCGCTCATGTTTATATCGCTTGGATTAAATAGACCGAGTGGACCCGTTGTGGGGGGCGTCAGGCCGACGCTTCCGGTACGGCCGGTCGTCGCGCTGTTGCTTTTTGTGGCGCTCATTCTTTCGACGAGAACGATGGTCAACAAATCCCCGATACGGCTGGCGCGCGCGCCAGATGTCAGGGGGCTGTAATTTTCCGAAAGAAAGATCGCGCC from the Sphingorhabdus lacus genome contains:
- a CDS encoding flagellar basal body L-ring protein FlgH — its product is MRWQFASVLTFLVAALPATAKERKVEESFTPTAPAAPASVPTNGAIFLSENYSPLTSGARASRIGDLLTIVLVERMSATKSNSATTGRTGSVGLTPPTTGPLGLFNPSDINMSGDQSFKGKGEASQSNALSGEVSVTVAAIYPNGTMLVRGEKFVTLNRGDEKVQFSGIVRLADIGVDNRIPSTRVADARIRYTGKGEIARGSQQGWLQRFFSRISPF